In one window of Macadamia integrifolia cultivar HAES 741 chromosome 2, SCU_Mint_v3, whole genome shotgun sequence DNA:
- the LOC122069957 gene encoding probable WRKY transcription factor 20 isoform X4 → MQPAIGTATFSSTADTANERTSSDFEFKPHVRSISASGLSSLGTLASAGPNYEQQPELFVQVEGQCQPHLCVKPLSTENECVIASSHELKLSVNVPHPPIPLVNSRETASEQFASGELPQNQASDSGIQALQSDHKDTNLSIMATRLSDDGYNWRKYGQKLVKGSEFPRSYYKCTHPNCQMKKQFERSHDGQITEIIYKGSHDHPKPQPSRRLAVGTILSIHEERPDRFSALTSTEDKSSNAHGQTSHQIEPNGTHEFSPVTASDDDVEGAAAQSNRINDEVDDADDPESKRSRKMDIGCLDVTPMGKPTREPRVVVQTLSEVDILDDGYRWRKYGQKVVKGNPNPRSYYKCTNAGCPVRKHVERASHDPKAIITTYEGKHNHDVPAAKNSSHDTAGTTFHNMALNSTLRTRLEESDTISLDLGVGFSSSTENKSIEKQQTPDIQPVQSHSIAGPSCGIAIQTTPVSAYYGAFKSGMEQYASREDWVEGFSFETTPLNHSSSPYQQNIGRLVLGP, encoded by the exons ATGCAGCCTGCTATTGGTACTGCCACATTCTCTTCTACAGCAGACACTGCCAATGAAAGAACTTCTAGCGACTTTGAGTTTAAACCCCATGTTAGATCAATCTCGGCTTCTGGCTTATCCTCATTGGGAACTTTG GCTTCTGCAGGCCCAAACTACGAGCAGCAGCCTGAGCTATTTGTGCAAGTCGAAGGTCAATGCCAGCCTCATTTGTGTGTGAAGCCACTTTCAACTGAAAATGAGTGTGTGATAGCCTCATCACATGAACTGAAACTATCTGTAAATGTTCCTCATCCACCAATTCCCTTGGTTAATTCCAGGGAGACTGCATCTGAACAATTTGCTTCTGGTGAATTGCCACAGAATCAAGCATCAGATAGTGGGATCCAAGCATTGCAGTCAGATCATAAAGACACCAATCTTTCAATCATGGCTACGAGATTATCTGATGATGGATATAACTGGCGAAAATATGGGCAGAAACTTGTGAAAGGAAGTGAATTTCCGCGAAGCTATTACAAATGTACGCATCCTAACTGCCAAATGAAAAAGCAATTTGAACGATCTCATGATGGGCAGATTACAGAGATTATATATAAGGGTAGCCATGATCATCCTAAACCTCAACCTAGCCGCCGGTTAGCAGTTGGTACAATTTTGTCCATCCATGAAGAAAGACCGGATAGGTTTTCTGCTCTAACAAGCACAGAAG ACAAATCATCCAATGCACATGGCCAGACATCTCATCAGATTGAGCCAAATGGTACACATGAGTTTTCTCCTGTCACAGCAAGTGATGATGATGTAGAGGGCGCAGCTGCACAATCAAACAGGATTAATGATGAGGTTGATGATGCTGATGATCCTGAGTCAAAAAGGAG TAGGAAAATGGACATTGGTTGTTTAGATGTTACTCCAATGGGTAAACCAACTCGAGAACCACGCGTTGTTGTACAAACGCTAAGTGAGGTTGATATACTGGATGACGGGTACCGTTGGCGCAAGTATGGGCAGAAAGTGGTGAAAGGAAATCCAAATCCAAG GAGTTACTACAAGTGCACGAATGCTGGATGCCCAGTTAGGAAGCATGTGGAGAGGGCATCGCATGATCCGAAAGCGATCATAACTACATACGAGGGTAAACATAACCATGATGTACCTGCTGCTAAAAACAGTAGTCATGACACGGCAGGAACTACTTTTCACAACATGGCTCTAAATAGCACTTTGAGGACTAGATTAGAAGAAAGTGACACCATTAGCCTTGATCTTGGAGTAGGCTTTAGCTCAAGTACTGAAAACAAATCGATTGAGAAGCAGCAGACACCTGATATTCAGCCTGTCCAAAGTCACAGCATTGCTGGTCCCAGTTGTGGTATTGCAATTCAAACGACACCTGTTTCAGCATATTATGGTGCTTTTAAGAGTGGCATGGAACAATATGCATCTAGAGAAGACTGGGTTGAAGGCTTTAGCTTTGAGACTACACCTTTAAATCATTCCTCGAGCCCATACCAACAGAACATCGGAAGATTAGTGTTGGGTCCGTAA